A window of Vigna unguiculata cultivar IT97K-499-35 chromosome 4, ASM411807v1, whole genome shotgun sequence contains these coding sequences:
- the LOC114182646 gene encoding probable inactive leucine-rich repeat receptor-like protein kinase At3g03770 yields MFQGGRMRHFCYLYLVVLSWFFFIPNTHELQAVQTQALLQLRVHLEYPSSLQIWEYYQGDLCSLSPSANLSIKCEDDEVTELKITGAKSLKPPRFNGYAVPNQTLSMNFSIDSFFITLTELTSLRVLSLVSLGIWGPLPDKIHSFTLLQVLDLSSNFLFGVIPPKISKMVTLHTLTLDDNYFNTTMPDSFDSLSNLNILSVKSNGLKGSFPSSLGKIKTLEVISLSHNELSGDLPGLSSLTGLHVLDLRENHLESELPLLPKSVVTVLLSNNSFSGEIPKQFQELDQLQHLDLSSNFLSKTPPSALFSLPQISYLNLAGNVLSGTLPEKLNCGSKLGFVDISRNKLSGGLPSCLANTSDSRVVRYAGNCLSVESQNQHRGSYCKESTSGWKSFKTWEVAVVMALIVVLVLVLLVSSIFLWKKYHSRKTIGQDNSSIAVPSEILANARFISQTVKLGTQTVPTCRQFSIEELKEATKNFDLSAYIGQGSIGKMYKGKLENGSYVAIRSLALSKKCSIQTLRAKLDLLSKLHHPNLVSLLGHCIDGGGQDDSNSHKLHLVYEYVPNGNYHAHLSEFSVGKALKWSDRLAILIGVAKAVHFLHTGVIPGCFSNLLKTKNVLLDEYRIPKLSDYGMSIIIEELEKFEAKGEKSKPCLRTKADDDVYNFGFILFESLVGPIACDKGETFFLNEKASFGSQDGRRKIVDPIVLTTCCQESLSIAISITTKCISPESSFRPSFEDVLWNLQYAAQVQATADADHKSD; encoded by the exons ATGTTCCAAGGTGGTAGAATGAGACATTTTTGTTACCTTTATCTTGTGGTTCTTTCATGGTTCTTTTTCATCCCAAACACTCATGAATTACAAGCTGTTCAGACACAAGCATTGTTGCAGTTAAGAGTTCATCTAGAGTATCCCTCCTCTTTGCAAATTTGGGAATATTACCAGGGGGACCTTTGTTCGCTCTCTCCATCTGCCAACCTGAGCATTAAATGTGAAGATGATGAGGTAACTGAGCTTAAAATTACGGGTGCAAAATCTTTGAAGCCACCACGGTTCAATGGATATGCAGTTCCTAATCAGACTCTATCCATGAATTTCTCCATTGATTCCTTTTTCATCACTTTGACAGAGTTGACCAGCTTAAGGGTTCTTAGCTTGGTGTCCTTGGGGATTTGGGGGCCACTTCCTGATAAGATTCACAGTTTCACTTTGCTTCAAGTTTTGGACCTGAGTTCCAATTTCTTATTTGGTGTCATTCCACCAAAAATATCCAAAATGGTAACGCTTCACACACTGACCCTTGatgacaattattttaacaccACTATGCCCGATTCGTTTGATTCTCTGTCCAATCTGAATATCTTGAGTGTGAAGAGCAATGGCCTAAAGGGTTCATTCCCCTCCTCACTGGGAAAAATTAAGACACTTGAAGTTATTTCCTTGTCCCACAATGAGTTGTCTGGTGACTTGCCTGGTCTCAGTTCTCTCACTGGCCTACATGTTCTGGACTTAAGAGAAAACCATTTAGAATCTGAACTACCATTGTTGCCAAAATCTGTGGTCACTGTACTGCTTAGCAATAACTCATTTTCAGGAGAGATACCTAAGCAGTTTCAAGAACTGGATCAGCTTCAACATCTTGATCTTTCTTCAAATTTTCTCAGTAAGACACCACCATCTGCCTTGTTTTCTCTGCCACAGATAAGTTATTTGAATCTGGCAGGCAATGTGCTAAGTGGGACCCTCCCAGAAAAACTTAACTGTGGCAGCAAACTTGGGTTTGTGGACATTTCTCGTAACAAGTTAAGTGGTGGACTTCCTTCTTGCTTGGCGAATACATCTGACAGTAGAGTTGTTAGATATGCTGGAAACTGTTTATCTGTTGAATCTCAGAACCAGCACAGAGGGTCTTACTGTAAAGAATCTACCTCTGGATGGAAAAGCTTCAAGACATGGGAAGTAGCTGTAGTAATGGCCCTCATTGTTGTACTTGTTCTTGTGCTTTTGGTGTCTAGCATCTTCTTATGGAAAAAGTACCATTCCAGAAAGACAATTGGGCAAGATAACTCTTCAATAGCAGTTCCGTCGGAGATTCTTGCAAATGCCA gATTTATTTCTCAAACAGTGAAGCTAGGGACACAAACTGTTCCAACCTGTCGGCAATTTTCTATAGAGGAATTGAAGGAAGCCACGAAAAACTTTGACTTGTCAGCTTATATTGGTCAAGGCTCCATAGGGAAG ATGTACAAAGGTAAACTGGAGAATGGATCCTATGTTGCAATACGGTCTTTGGCTCTGTCAAAGAAATGCTCAATTCAAACTCTCAGAGCTAAATTGGATTTACTCTCAAAACTTCATCATCCAAATTTGGTTAGCCTTTTGGGTCATTGTATTGATGGTGGAGGACAAGATGATTCCAATTCCCACAAACTTCATCTTGTATATGAGTATGTGCCAAATGGGAATTATCATGCCCATCTCTCAG AATTTTCTGTAGGGAAGGCACTTAAATGGTCTGATAGATTAGCAATTTTAATTGGAGTTGCAAAAGCAGTGCATTTCTTACATACTGGTGTTATACCTGGCTGCTTTAGTAACTTACTGAAGACAAAAAATGTGTTGCTTGATGAATACCGCATTCCAAAACTAAGTGACTATGGTATGTCCATCATCATAGAAGAACTTGAAAAGTTTGAG GCAAAGGGTGAGAAATCAAAGCCATG CCTAAGGACAAAAGCAGATGATGATGTTTATAATTTTGGATTTATCTTGTTCGAATCACTTGTTGGGCCCATAGCCTGCGACAAAGGTGAAACATTTTTCCTAAATGAAAAG GCATCGTTTGGGAGTCAAGATGGTAGAAGAAAGATTGTGGATCCTATAGTGTTGACCACTTGCTGTCAAGAGTCTTTATCAATTGCAATATCAATAACAACCAAATGCATTTCTCCAGAATCTTCATTTCGTCCCTCTTTTGAGGATGTCTTATGGAACTTACAGTATGCAGCTCAAGTCCAAGCCACAGCAGATGCAGACCACAAATCAGATTAA